TTCCTCTTTTCAACAACAAACAGTTCCTCCCCTTTCTCTGCTTTGGTGGCAGACAGGCTCAGGTGCCCATAAGGAGCCCATCTTGAGGTGATATTCAGTGAGGATGTGTGGTTTGGGCCACGGGTCTTGCCCTGCTGTTGGGGTTTTGCAGCCAGGGGGTGCCTTGTAGACTCAGTGCTGGGCAAAAGGCTGTTGGCTGTGCCCTTGAGTCCCATTCTCCCATGCATGCCACTCAAATGTGTTTGCTGTTATTGCAGAATAACTCCGTTTCGCCCTCGGAAAGCCTGAGAGCCAGCGAGAAGCACCGGAGCTCCACAGACTACAGCATCGACTccaaaaagaggaaagcagaggagaaggacAGCATGAGCCGATATGTGAGCTATGGGGGGTTCCTCACAGCccggggctgggagctgcatggGAATGTGCCTGCAGagtgcagcacaggagcccCATGGGTGGGGGCAGGCTGGGTGTGGGTAGAATCTTGCCAAGGCTGTCGCTGTGCCCTGTGGGTGCCGTAGGGGGTTTGGCTCTGTGGgttttgcagctctgcagggctgtaaCTTAATGCTGCCTTTCAGGACAGCGATGGTGACAAAAGCGACGACCTCGTCGTTGATGTCTCCAACGAGGTGAGCCGTGGGGTGTTTTGGTCTCACTGCTCTGGGGTCCCACAGGGTGGTGTTGGGTTACGAGTGCTTTCTCCTGCCTTGCAGGACCCTGCCACCCCCCGGGTCAGCCCGGCCCACTCCCCACCAGAGAACGGCCTGGACAAAGCCCGTGGGCTGAAGAAGGGGGATGCACCCAACAGCCCGGCCTCAGTcgcctcctccagcagcactccCTCCTCCAAGACTAAAGACTTGGGCCACgtatgtgctgtgctgtgtatcctgctgcagggctctccaacccccctccccccccggcAGCTGGACTTCatcctttacattttgtttttctggtgtttgtttttttcctgcatccAGAACGACAAATCATCAACACCTGGACTCAAATCCAACACTCCCACACCGAGGAATGATGCCCCAACCCCAGGGACGAGCAGCACCCCAGGGCTGAGGCCGATGCCTGGCAAGCCAAGCGGCATGGACCCACTGGGTGGGTACCGCAGCATCATGGGGGGTACCAGGGACCTCACCCTGCTTTGGGTGTTGGGGACAGGGTGAGCAGGGTAGCACAGCCATTGCTTCACACCCCCTGACCGCATCCCTGACCCTCCCACAGCCTCAGCCCTGCGGACACCCATCTCCATCGCGGGTTCCTACGCGGCCCCGTTTGCCATGATGGGGCACCACGAGATGAATGGCTCTCTGACCAGCCCCGGTGCCTACGCTGGCCTGCACAACATCCCCCCACAGATGAGTGctgcagccgccgccgccgctgcctATGGCCGGTCGCCAATGGTGAGCTTTGGAGCTGTACGTAGCACTTTTAGCTCCTTTTTTCGCTCCCGGTGGGTGCGGGGAGGGCTTGGGCTGCATGGTGTTGGGGTTGAAACGGGCTCTTCACTCCATGGTTTGGGTTGGCTCGTGTTGTGGGATGCAGAAGTTGGGGTGCATGCTGTTGGGATGCTGTGTGCCCCATGGTGTTGATGGAGTATCCTATGCTCTGCCCATGAGAATAACTCCCTGCATGACCACCTTCCCCTGAGTACTGATACTGATAAGTCCTTATGTGTATATTTTAACATAAAGCACGGTCAAAATAGTAATTAAACTACTTGCAATTAATACAGAAATTGGGATTTCAATTACACTGGGGCACAGACTGCCTGTCCCAGGGACACGGGAGTGAGGTGGGGAGGGTGAGCAAGTCATGTGCTGACCCTTCCAGGCCCATAATGCTGTTTCATTTCCAAATCCATCCCCTTTCTGGTGAGGGTgggggggaatggctttaagctatCAAGCAACAATATTGAGGGCAAATGAGGGGTTGTGGGTGTGTGGGGCTTGTGGATGGGATGCTGATGATCGCCATGCTCATCTCATCCGCACGTCTTTTGACAGGTTGGCTTTGACCCACACCCACCCATGCGGGCCCCTGGGCTGCCCACCAGCCTggcatccatccctggagggaaGCCGTAAGCACCTCTTGGTTTTCTGTGGGGTTTCACCTGGGAGGGGACTGCCCACATTGCTTGGGGTTGGCCGAGCAGTGTTAGCCCCAGTGCCACCTGCACGCTGCGtttgcagcagggctgttcTAGGGGTTCACCTCTGTGTTTCCCCCCCACCTCGACAGAGCTTACTCGTTTCACGTCAGTGCTGACGGGCAGATGCAGCCAGTCCCCTTTCCCCACGACGCTCTGGCTGGCCCCGGCATCCCTCGGCACGCGCGGCAGATCAACACGCTGAGCCATGGTGAGGTGGTGTGTGCCGTCACCATCAGCAACCCCACCCGGCACGTGTACACAGGTGGCAAGGGCTGTGTGAAGATCTGGGACATCAGCCAGCCTGGCAGCAAGAGCCCCATCTCCCAGCTGGACTGCCTGGTAAGGCACGGGGTAGGTGGGAGACGTGCAGCGTGTGTGAGCTGTAGTGTGTCACTGCTGGTCCCCAGGAGCGATTGAGAgctgttgtggggctgctgtaGCAGCCTTCTTAGAGGCTTTGTAGGGCTTTCTAGGTTAGAAAAGCTCTGATTGTCGTCATGCCCAACGGCTGTCCCACCTCAACCAGGTctaccactaaaccatgccctTATGTGCAACACCTGTGTGCTGCTTAAGcgcctccaggaatggggacTCAGCTGCCTCTCTGTACAGGCAGTTCTAAGCCTTTGTGACCGTTGTCATGAAGAAATTCtccctaatatccaaactaatcctcctctggtgcaacttgagggCATGTCCTTTTGTCTTCTGGctcaggagaagagagaagagaccaacccacCTTGCTGCAGCCTCCTCTGAGGTTGTTGTAGGGAGCAGTCAGCTCTCCCTTAAGTCTTCTCTAGGCTGACTAACCCCAGGTTCCTCCTTggtcctgctggccaccctgtTTTTGATACAAGCCATCCCTCTGCTTTCCCCTCCTATCCCCCTTACACTAACAGCATCATCAcctcccttcctcctgcagaaCAGGGATAACTACATCCGCTCCTGCAAGCTGCTCCCCGACGGCCGCACGCTGATCGTTGGGGGGGAGGCCAGCACGCTCACCATCTGGGACCTGGCCTCCCCCACACCCCGCATCAAGGCTGAGCTCACCTCCTCGGCGCCCGCCTGCTACGCGTTGGCCATCAGCCCCGACGCCAAAGtctgcttctcctgctgcagcgACGGCAACATCGCCGTGTGGGACCTGCACAACCAGACCCTGGTCAGGTGAGCGGGGGGGGGGTTCCCGGTGTGCTTGGGGTGGGGGATGCCACAGAGGTGCCACCTGAGTGTTGGTGCATGTGAGGTTGCTCTCCTGgtggggatgctgcagcagagcagaaccaTGAGCAGACAAACCCCAAGCGCAGTGTGTTTGTAGTATCATTCGCCCTCAGCGCTGCCTGCATGGGCTATGCCGAGCCTTTTGCCATTCTAGAGATGAATTAttgctctgctttatttctttcttccaaggCAATTCCAAGGCCACACAGACGGTGCCAGCTGCATAGACATCTCACACGATGGTACGAAGCTGTGGACGGGGGGACTGGACAACACGGTGCGCTCCTGGGACCTGCGGGAAgggaggcagctgcagcagcacgaCTTCACCTCCCAGGTGGGCACAGGACCCTCGGGCAGGTCCTGGCCTCACGCAGCCCTTGTGGAAGGGTTGTGCGTCGGTGGGCCAGGTTTTGGGAGCTCTGTGTGGTGATGGAGCTCTTCTTGCCAGGCAGGTGCCCTGCACACCCCTGcctggctgtgtgtgtgcacgttCCAGGTGCCTTGGGTGCAGTGCGGAGTGTTTGAAGCAGTAGAGCTCTCTGGTTCTGGTTTTAGCCccactttttttgctttttcatgtgGTGCAAGATTGGGCTTCTATCAAGAAAGCAATGCTTGCATAGGGTACCACGTGACATTACAAAGCTGGATGTCCTTGTTTCCAGCCCATAGCAGCCATGACTTGGAGCTCTGTCAGCCTTGCTGTCTTCCCTGAGGTTTCCTATTCTGGATGTGCCAGCTGTGTGGCTTTCCCCTGGCTCTCCATGTTTCAGCATCAGAAATGGCAGGGGAGGACAGGGCCACGTCCCTTCCAGCCTGTCAGGTTGCTGCTTCTCAGACTCGCTGACCTTGCTGTCAGCTCTGTGGGCACAGCTGCCCCATTAAAACCAAGCAGAGGAATGAAGGCTTTGGCTTTGCGCTTGACTCCATGCACACGTGCAGCTTTGCATTTAATTGCACCAAGGCAGAGGAAGAGCTAGCAGTGAATGCTCACCTCCTCTCCCCTGCCCAGCTGCACTCTCCCAGTGTTAAATCCTGGTGTCAGGGCTTGGGATGCTGTGGGGCCACGTGTGCTTACAGGTGGCAACCTGTTCTGTGCCCTCAGATCTTCTCGCTGGGGTACTGCCCCACGGGCGAGTGGCTGGCAGTGGGCATGGAGAGCAGCAACGTGGAAGTGCTGCACCACACCAAGCCCGACAAGTACcagctgcacctgcacgagAGCTGCGTCCTCTCCCTCAAGTTCGCCTACTGCGGTGAGTGCTGGCAGGGCCACGACGGTGTTACTGCTGTGCAGCaatgctgctctgcctgcccaTGGGAACCCCACAGGGGGAGGGGTGTGCACAGGGGTGGGCACCTCCAGAAAACCTGCTGCTTTTCCAATGGCTCCAATTCTCCAAAACGCCCAACTTGTGCAATGGGAGCTCAGCGCAGGGAGCTGCGTGCCCACCTGGCTGTGCTCGTGGCGTTGGGTGCTGATGCCGTTCCCATGTCTGCAGGTAAATGGTTTGTGAGCACGGGGAAGGACAACCTGCTCAACGCGTGGAGGACACCCTACGGGGCAAGCATCTTCCAGGTAGGGGCTGCTTTGCTGGGGGCACGGGGGCCGCCTGATTCTATGCAGCACCATCAAGAAACCACACTGATCCatttcctatttgtttttttccctccctgtttCCATCTTTTCTCCCCATTCCTCCGCCCTCAGTCCAAGGAATCCTCGTCGGTCTTAAGCTGCGACATCTCAGCAGACGACAAATACATCGTCACGGGCTCTGGGGACAAGAAGGCCACAGTCTACGAGGTCATCTACTGAGGGGACGCAGCGGTGGTGCCGCAGGCTCGGCGCTGGAGCAGCGCTCAGGGCAGCACCGGGATGGGATCGCTCGCTGGAGCTGCACCTCTGTGCCCACCCGGCACCCATATGGATTGACTTGGAGGTCTGCAAACATGGCACACGCGTCGAAGCCCTGAACGAATTTGTGGTTTGGTTTTAGGCTTTGGggctgattctttttttttgggggggggttgtttttgttgggtttttttgtccccattttttggtcttttttttttgggttttttttttggttcccTGGTTCTTTCCATCTGCGCTTTGGTGGCACTATCAAAGGACTGACCTTTTTTTTATCGtgactttttgttctttttggtgCATCCCGCATTAAGACTTGTGAAAAGTGTAAATACCGGACTAGTACATAGCGTGGGAAGGGGGGGGACCCTCCCGGTACACTAGGTGTGTATTTTCGTCTGCTGTAATTGTATCCCACTGATGGGTTTGGTGGTGGCAATTTTTATTatatcccccccatcccccctttccctttttcccccccaatgCATCCATTTGGGATGCGACCCGGACGTGCAGCGCGTAACCGGACTGAGCAAAGTGTCCTCTGGTGAAGTCGTTCCTCCTGTGATCCCCGTGCGTTGTTCGGTGTTGTGTGTGCGGACGCTGTCGGGGCTGAGCTCGGTCGGATCCCTGGCTGCTGCCGGACGTCGGCGACACAATCACGTTTTTATAtggacttttctttttgtgctcgTATGTTTGAAGCAAAAGGGGGAGGCCCACGATCCGGGAATCATCCGCTCGAGCCCTTCTTGGTCTTTTGGGACGTAAAGCGACGAGGagtgatttcaaagaaaaagcatagtAAAATTCAGCTCAGGGAGCCACGAAAGATAATAGCaacttaatgtgttttttttgtattcaAATGAAAGTAAAGAATTAGAATTGATaacctttaaaaaatacagtttttttaaagcaaagttgACTAACAAGTAGGGTTTGTgtgtggtgggggggggggaaggggttTGGGTAGGGTCCTGTGGCTGTATGGGCTCGTGTCTGCTGGGCTGTAGGTCCGGATGAAGCAACACCCATCCCTGCACAGGGCCTGCATTGCAGCATTTTGTACTGAAAGggtttcaaaaaacaaaaagaacaagagaacGGGAAATAAAAGTATTTGTGTAGCAGAAGCGCTCGCCCTGTATTGTAGCACACGGGAGAGGATTTTGATACTTTGTTTTGTATGGATTCTTTTGTAattgtttccccccccccccccccccttgccATGTTAACCCGGTGGAGGACTGAGGAGGTGATGGTGAGGATGTGGGCAGCGCTGTGGCCGCAGGGGAGATGTGCTGGAGCAGAGAGAGGAGCTATGGTGGGCAGTGGCCTTTCCCCCTCAGAGCGGTGCTTCTGAgctcttttgcctttttctttgcaaaaccCAAGTGAAGAACCCAGGCTGATGGCGGCTGCCCTGCGTGGCTCCTCGGTGCCAGCCCAGATGGAGGAGCTGGGATTGATCTGTGCGCTCCTTACCCCATGAGGAAAGGGGAGAAGTGCTTTTTACAGCTGCATCAGAGCAACGGTTTGAAGGGGGGGTTGGGCTGAGCTGAAGGACTGTGCAGCCTCATCCTGCAGCTCTTTGTGCTGTGCGGCCACACTGCTGGGCTGCACCCACGGCCCTATGGAGCATCCCCTGCTCTGTGGCACTGAAAGGGCTCGGAGCACCCCAGGGCTGTGCCCCCAGGCCTGGCTTTGCTTGTAttggtgctttgttttcctccaccCCCCCTGCCCAGGAGCTGTGCATAGCGGAGTTGGCAGCAGGGCGCTGAGTCGGACCTCTCCACTTGACACCAAAGTATGTAGCAGAACCTGTACAGCTGTTAATAACCACAACTGGCTTTTGtataaaaggagagagagagagaaaaaaaaaagaataaaaagtcaATGTAATGAAGCTCAAATGGAGGCACGGTGTCTATAAACCATTTCATCTTTGTTGTTAGCAAAAGTGATGTGCGTAGCAAGAAGCTGTCCTGCATGGGGGGCCTGGGGTGTGAGGCCCCTCTGCGTGCTGCAGGGTGACACTGCCCCATGGATTTCAGCTGGAGAATGAGCCGTGCAGAGGAATGCAGACCCCAGCACTCAACTCCTCCATGTCCTCAAGCCGGATGCTTTGGTTCTCTGGAGACGCAGCGTGGCACTGCCTGCATTGCTGGGAGCTGAGAGAAGCCACGACCCCAGCTTGGTTGTTTCCTTCTCACATCAAGCCTGGAGCCATCACCGTGCCCCTGTTCACCACGATGGGGATTGTCTTCTGCTGCTGGGTGACACATCAGCATGGTGCCAGTGCCGGGAGATGCTTGGGGACGGTGCAGCCGCCGCACTCTGAACCCACCCAGCGCCCACATCGCACATTCCTCCGCCTCCCAACACGGTGCCCGACAGCCCCAGCACATCCTGTGAACCAGGACATATGCAGCGTCCTGCGGGGCTCTCCCCATGATGGATTGAACATGACAGAGCCTGCTGCgagggagaaataaaaagccGGAGCTGCACTCTAACTGCTCGGCTTCCCGATAATGTACGGCAGTAAATGGTTATGAGTGCATTTAAATCTGATTTGAAGCTGGGCGGAATGAGGGGCTGGCACGGGGGACcattaaaagatgaaaattgcAAGGAATCTTTTGTTGGAAGGTTTGGGAGCGCACGGAGCTGGAGGGCTTCACCCAGCCTGGAGGCACCCAGCGCTGCTCTCAGCCATCCCAGCCCACTGCCGTCCTTGGCAATTAATTGGGTTTGACTACAGCCTTCCCAAAGTGCTGACAGAGGAGGTGTTGGAGCCACGCACGGCCTCGCTGATTTCCATTTGCGTTATCAGCAAGGCACT
This window of the Excalfactoria chinensis isolate bCotChi1 chromosome 10, bCotChi1.hap2, whole genome shotgun sequence genome carries:
- the TLE3 gene encoding transducin-like enhancer protein 3 isoform X2 produces the protein MYPQGRHPAPHQPGQPGFKFTVAESCDRIKDEFQFLQAQYHSLKVEYDKLANEKTEMQRHYVMYYEMSYGLNIEMHKQTEIAKRLNTILAQIMPFLSQEHQQQVAQAVERAKQVTMTELNAIIGQQLQAQHLSHAAHGPPVQLPPHPSGLQPPGIPPVTGSSSGLLALGALGSQAHLAVKDEKNHHDLDHRERDSSANNSVSPSESLRASEKHRSSTDYSIDSKKRKAEEKDSMSRYDSDGDKSDDLVVDVSNEDPATPRVSPAHSPPENGLDKARGLKKGDAPNSPASVASSSSTPSSKTKDLGHVCAVLCILLQGSPTPLPPRQLDFILYILFFWCLFFSCIQNDKSSTPGLKSNTPTPRNDAPTPGTSSTPGLRPMPGKPSGMDPLASALRTPISIAGSYAAPFAMMGHHEMNGSLTSPGAYAGLHNIPPQMSAAAAAAAAYGRSPMVGFDPHPPMRAPGLPTSLASIPGGKPAYSFHVSADGQMQPVPFPHDALAGPGIPRHARQINTLSHGEVVCAVTISNPTRHVYTGGKGCVKIWDISQPGSKSPISQLDCLNRDNYIRSCKLLPDGRTLIVGGEASTLTIWDLASPTPRIKAELTSSAPACYALAISPDAKVCFSCCSDGNIAVWDLHNQTLVRQFQGHTDGASCIDISHDGTKLWTGGLDNTVRSWDLREGRQLQQHDFTSQIFSLGYCPTGEWLAVGMESSNVEVLHHTKPDKYQLHLHESCVLSLKFAYCGKWFVSTGKDNLLNAWRTPYGASIFQSKESSSVLSCDISADDKYIVTGSGDKKATVYEVIY